A single window of Macadamia integrifolia cultivar HAES 741 unplaced genomic scaffold, SCU_Mint_v3 scaffold381, whole genome shotgun sequence DNA harbors:
- the LOC122068385 gene encoding uncharacterized protein LOC122068385 — translation MPQDTLRSVVYRSFAHCDDPNGVVECGTIIKSKSGSRKMERLTQKDHWRVSNPSFVCKDERKELVSEDISRESDTPLPSQLLEVSRGAQKINDMIDSWSQGLSFDGQSKDIARDLLEGALDLQESLIMLGQLQKTSKYMSQFKKQKQKFEQEENELVVGRTYSDRYEFKNSPINLQKPRLSADGSPRNCSEDLKKLIRDSFSRQNLLPMHSTEDKVSWGRKKLDSDLDIPSTSSSRSTLVPSKSSASVNSSVSSAAQETKAKSLGLIAKLMGLEEFHSEPIQTSKRIMEGNKNSCQPRPIFDIERPKTRKPQFADSNMDPNRKKLKEIIETMHFKGLLKTKYVERGEFQSRRSDASCFKQRMDDEIPPIVIIKPLSSSVETEGPLLGKFIWDERALDPNSWLKLKEKKEPSRKMPTGEERKLELDHKKAAGIKTKEEPATKMFIREEGALEHKESPGKLDAEKEAQTIRLIREVAKNPKEKIRELEARELQNQGKASFHKMKSSIPLNNEAKKKEDNKKSEKAERVLSDRRKPQEKVNVKSVTMSRSQDHTRATSSKSQKQDRKFTMVKNRLTHQESTSQNPKATCSTKPVSQNSAKQVKRELAKKAKPIGGSLTIGTQSSQCKHKDKKTNLTCEIDSTLTTTNTLLRDQHPIVERTGLSEIHSGDSCEDWKNEVTPQTSLHESNTESAEEVNQLSSHETREQNNTVGTEVSLRSLLLRSPPFLSSVEEFFHLNVNKPIALEKAGIEEVGTTNSRVLLECANELLERKSLIRSQVVVPLLWIPNQRFDVHFDRLVEEVCNGVEDLKNYSKGGGNVLLMDSLYVMLERDLRGNGLVLTSLWDLGWKNGFSMDETGEVVGEVEKQLLDGLIEEFIIDNLC, via the exons atgcCTCAAGATACACTCAGATCAGTTGTTTACAGATCATTTGCCCATTGTGATGATCCAAATGGGGTTGTTGAATGTGGGACAATTATAAAATCCAAGAGTGGTTCACGAAAGATGGAGCGACTAACTCAGAAGGACCACTGGAGAGTTTCCAATCCATCATTTGTATGTAAGGATGAAAGGAAGGAACTGGTCTCTGAAGACATCAGCAGAGAATCAGACACTCCACTTCCCTCTCAACTGTTGGAGGTTTCTAGGGGAGCTCAGAAGATAAACGACATGATCGACTCATGGTCACAGGGTCTGAGCTTTGATGGGCAATCTAAGGATATTGCAAGAGATTTGTTGGAGGGTGCTTTGGATCTGCAAGAGTCACTAATCATGCTTGGCCAGCTACAAAAAACTTCAAAATACATGTCTCAGtttaagaaacagaaacagaagtTTGAACAAGAAGAGAATGAGTTGGTTGTAGGAAGAACGTATTCAGATCGATATGAATTCAAAAATAGTCCAATAAATTTGCAAAAACCCCGACTTTCTGCAGATGGGTCTCCTAGGAATTGCAGTGAGGATCTCAAGAAATTGATCAGAGACAGCTTCTCCAGGCAAAACCTTTTACCGATGCATTCCACGGAAGACAAGGTTTCTTGGGGTAGAAAGAAATTGGACTCTGATTTGGATATTCCTTCCACTAGCTCAAGTCGATCGACTTTGGTTCCCTCTAAGAGCTCTGCATCTGTCAATAGTTCAGTTTCATCAGCAGCCCAGGAGACGAAAGCAAAATCTCTGGGTTTGATTGCCAAGCTTATGGGTCTGGAAGAATTCCATTCAGAACCAATACAAACATCCAAAAGGATAATGGAGGGTAACAAGAATTCATGTCAGCCAAGACCAATTTTTGATATTGAGAGGCCAAAAACAAGGAAGCCCCAGTTTGCGGATTCAAACATGGATCCAAACAGGAAAAAACTTAAAGAAATCATTGAGACCATGCATTTTAAAGGACTTCTGAAGACTAAATATGTTGAAAGGGGTGAGTTTCAGTCCCGTCGTTCAGATGCTTCTTGTTTCAAGCAGAGAATGGATGATGAAATCCCACCTATTGTAATCATTAAACCTCTGAGCTCTTCTGTCGAGACAGAAGGTCCCCTACTAGGTAAGTTTATTTGGGATGAGAGAGCTTTGGACCCTAACAGTTGGCTCaaattgaaagagaaaaaagaacctTCCAGAAAAATGCCTACtggggaagagagaaagttGGAGTTGGACCACAAAAAAGCTGCTGGAATAAAGACAAAAGAAGAGCCTGCAACTAAAATGTTCATAAGAGAAGAGGGAGCTTTGGAACATAAAGAGAGTCCTGGAAAACTGGACGCAGAAAAGGAGGCTCAAACCATAAGGCTTATCCGTGAAGTAGCTAAAAACCCCAAAGAGAAAATCAGGGAACTAGAAGCAAGAGAGTTACAAAACCAAGGAAAGGCATCTTTTCATAAGATGAAGTCCTCTATTCCTCTAAATAATGAagcaaagaaaaaggaggataACAAAAAATCTGAGAAGGCGGAGAGGGTACTATCTGATAGAAGAAAACCACAAGAAAAAGTGAATGTGAAATCTGTAACTATGTCTAGATCTCAAGACCATACCAGGGCAACCTCATCGAAGTCGCAGAAGCAAGATAGAAAGTTTACCATGGTAAAGAATAGGTTGACGCACCAAGAAAGTACCAGTCAAAATCCTAAGGCAACATGCTCCACAAAACCAGTTTCACAGAATTCTGCCAAACAGGTGAAGAGAGAGCTGGCAAAAAAGGCAAAACCAATTGGAGGATCCCTGACAATTGGT ACTCAGAGTTCACAATGCAAGCACAAGGACAAGAAAACCAATCTGACATGTGAAATAGACTCTACTTTGACAACAACTAATACTTTGCTTAGGGATCAACACCCTATAGTTGAAAGAACAGGGCTATCTGAAATTCATTCTGGAG ATTCTTGTGAAGATTGGAAGAATGAAGTTACACCACAGACCAGCCTGCATGAAAGTAATACTGAAAGCGCAGAAGAGGTTAACCAGCTATCCAGCCATGAAACTAGAGAACAGAATAATACTGTTGGAACTGAAGTTAGTCTCAGATCATTGCTTTTGAGAAGCCCACCATTCCTCAGCTCTGTGGAGGAGTTCTTTCACCTCAATGTCAACAAACCTATAGCTTTAGAGAAAGCAGGTATTGAAGAAGTTGGAACGACCAATTCCAGAGTTCTCTTGGAGTGTGCAAATGAACTCTTGGAAAGGAAAAGTCTCATAAGATCCCAAGTAGTAGTTCCTTTGTTATGGATCCCAAATCAACGATTTGACGTACATTTTGACCGGTTAGTGGAGGAAGTGTGCAATGGGGTGGAGGATCTAAAAAATTACAGCAAGGGTGGTGGTAATGTTCTTCTCATGGATAGCCTTTATGTAATGCTGGAGAGAGATCTCAGGGGCAATGGATTGGTGTTGACTAGTTTGTGGGATTTGGGTTGGAAAAATGGATTTTCTATGGATGAAACTGGCGAGGTCGTAGGTGAGGTGGAAAAGCAGCTTTTGGATGGCCTGATTGAAGAGTTTATTATAGACAATTTGTGttag